From Rudanella lutea DSM 19387, a single genomic window includes:
- the fbaA gene encoding class II fructose-bisphosphate aldolase, whose protein sequence is MSEVASRFAPGVITGDGVTEIFRHANENDYALPAVNVVGTNSVNAVLETAKAVNSPVIIQFSNGGGIFYAGKSLSNEGQKAAIAGSISGALHVHQMASLYGVPVILHTDHCAKKLLPWIDGLLDASEKHFDQTGKPLFSSHMLDLSEEPIEENIEISCKYFERMAKMGMTLEIELGVTGGEEDGVDNSDVDDSKLYTQPSEVAYAYEHLSKISPNFTIAAAFGNVHGVYKPGNVKLSPIILKNSQDYIQQQFNTGALPVNFVFHGGSGSSREEIREAIQYGAIKMNIDTDMQWSTWEGVLNYYKAKEGYLQTQLGNPEGPDSPNKKYYDPRVWLRKGEESMVARLKVAFEDLNCINRLA, encoded by the coding sequence ATGAGCGAAGTAGCCTCTCGTTTTGCGCCCGGCGTTATCACGGGCGACGGGGTCACCGAAATCTTCCGGCACGCCAACGAAAACGATTACGCCCTCCCGGCCGTCAATGTCGTTGGTACCAATTCCGTCAATGCTGTTCTCGAAACCGCCAAAGCGGTCAACTCACCCGTTATCATTCAGTTCTCAAACGGTGGGGGTATCTTCTACGCGGGTAAAAGCCTTTCTAACGAAGGCCAGAAAGCCGCCATTGCCGGCTCGATTTCAGGTGCGCTGCATGTTCACCAGATGGCCAGCCTGTACGGAGTGCCCGTAATTCTGCACACCGACCACTGCGCCAAAAAACTCCTGCCCTGGATCGACGGTCTGCTTGACGCATCGGAAAAACATTTCGATCAGACGGGTAAGCCCCTGTTCTCGTCGCACATGCTCGACCTGTCGGAGGAGCCAATTGAAGAAAACATTGAGATTTCGTGCAAGTACTTCGAGCGCATGGCCAAAATGGGCATGACCCTCGAAATCGAACTGGGCGTAACCGGTGGCGAAGAAGACGGCGTCGACAACTCCGACGTTGATGATTCGAAACTGTACACGCAGCCTTCAGAAGTAGCGTACGCCTACGAGCACCTGAGCAAGATTTCGCCCAACTTTACCATTGCTGCTGCCTTTGGCAACGTGCACGGGGTGTACAAGCCAGGCAACGTGAAGCTGTCGCCGATTATCCTGAAAAACTCACAGGACTACATTCAGCAGCAATTCAACACGGGTGCCCTGCCGGTGAATTTCGTATTCCACGGTGGTTCGGGCTCAAGCCGCGAAGAAATCCGCGAGGCTATTCAGTACGGTGCCATCAAGATGAACATCGACACTGACATGCAATGGTCGACCTGGGAAGGTGTTCTGAACTACTACAAAGCGAAAGAAGGCTATCTGCAAACCCAGCTCGGCAACCCCGAAGGTCCCGATTCGCCCAACAAAAAGTACTACGACCCACGGGTGTGGCTGCGCAAGGGCGAAGAGAGCATGGTAGCTCGTTTGAAAGTAGCTTTCGAAGATCTGAACTGCATCAACCGGTTGGCGTAA
- a CDS encoding Rid family detoxifying hydrolase, with product MRTFWIITLFAGFFFVSTPMLAQSPASAPPYSDAVEAGGVLYVSGQIGRANGQLVTESFAAEAHQVMRNIGEILQKRQLTHDDLVSVTIYLKDMKNYGAMNEVYRTYFRGTRLPARVCIAVADLPLNANVEISGIAGVKRAKE from the coding sequence CGTACCTTCTGGATTATCACCCTCTTTGCGGGCTTTTTTTTCGTATCAACGCCCATGCTGGCTCAGTCGCCCGCGTCGGCACCGCCTTACTCCGACGCCGTTGAAGCGGGCGGAGTGCTGTACGTTTCGGGGCAGATTGGCCGCGCCAACGGGCAGCTCGTTACCGAATCGTTTGCGGCCGAAGCGCATCAGGTAATGCGCAACATCGGCGAAATTCTGCAAAAGCGACAGCTCACGCACGACGATCTGGTGAGCGTAACAATCTATCTAAAGGACATGAAAAACTACGGGGCCATGAACGAGGTATACCGTACGTATTTTCGGGGTACCCGGTTGCCTGCCCGTGTATGCATCGCCGTTGCCGACTTGCCGTTGAACGCCAACGTCGAGATTTCGGGCATTGCAGGGGTGAAAAGGGCGAAAGAGTGA
- a CDS encoding MATE family efflux transporter — MNLRVLKLELADTLRLSVPIVIAQLGVVLMGVTDNLFVGRLLGAVPLGAAGLANSLSFLVSSIGIGGLSVIAAMVSRANGQGNEQGINQLFRASLRVALLFSLVFGGLSAILALNFHWFGQTPEVTQMGREFTLILSVSTLPLLIFTATRQLADGLRQPRVTMTITMLALAINALFNYLLITGYGPFPELGLNGSALATLISRIFMAISMLAYVYRSHRFRPFLQAAYAHLPTKTQVTEIMRLGLPGGLAFFFEIAAFSIASVMVGWLGAAELGAHQIALNMASTTYMIATGISTAGAIRVGNAVGLGDRLRVRQAGLAAFVLATAFMTVCALVFFTANDYLVSLYIKDNPTVAGMAASLVIVAGFFQLSDGIQVVGIGTLRGLSDVNVPTWITLFAYWVLSLPVGYLLAFTFGMKAVGVWLGLLIGLTTAAIFLTIRFFRLANRYRVTASDPTVAPATVS; from the coding sequence ATGAATCTTCGTGTATTAAAGCTTGAATTGGCCGATACGCTTCGGCTGAGTGTTCCTATTGTTATTGCTCAGCTTGGGGTAGTGCTCATGGGCGTTACCGACAACCTGTTTGTGGGCCGTTTGTTGGGGGCTGTGCCGTTGGGAGCGGCCGGGTTGGCCAATTCGTTGTCGTTTCTGGTGTCGAGTATCGGTATTGGAGGTCTGTCGGTGATTGCGGCTATGGTCTCGCGGGCCAACGGGCAGGGCAATGAGCAGGGAATCAATCAGTTGTTTCGCGCATCGCTGCGGGTAGCGTTGCTGTTTAGTCTGGTATTTGGTGGGTTGTCGGCCATTTTGGCGCTGAATTTCCATTGGTTTGGCCAAACGCCCGAGGTCACGCAGATGGGGCGCGAGTTTACCCTGATTCTGAGTGTCTCGACCTTGCCGCTGCTGATCTTTACAGCTACCCGTCAACTGGCCGATGGACTCCGGCAACCCCGTGTGACCATGACCATTACGATGCTCGCTTTGGCCATCAACGCCCTGTTCAATTACCTGCTCATTACCGGATACGGACCTTTCCCCGAGTTGGGGCTGAATGGCTCGGCGCTGGCAACGCTTATTTCCCGCATTTTTATGGCTATTTCGATGCTGGCGTATGTGTATCGCTCGCATCGGTTCCGTCCGTTTTTACAGGCTGCGTATGCTCACCTGCCCACCAAAACACAGGTGACCGAAATTATGCGGCTGGGTTTGCCCGGAGGGCTTGCGTTCTTCTTTGAGATTGCGGCTTTTTCGATTGCCTCCGTGATGGTAGGCTGGCTCGGGGCAGCCGAGCTGGGGGCGCATCAGATTGCACTCAACATGGCCTCGACCACGTACATGATTGCGACCGGAATTTCCACAGCGGGGGCTATACGGGTAGGCAATGCGGTGGGCCTCGGCGATCGCCTGCGGGTACGTCAGGCCGGTCTGGCGGCTTTTGTGCTAGCCACCGCTTTTATGACCGTCTGTGCGCTCGTGTTTTTTACGGCCAACGACTACCTCGTAAGCCTGTACATCAAAGACAACCCGACGGTAGCCGGTATGGCCGCTTCGCTGGTGATTGTGGCTGGTTTCTTCCAGCTTTCCGATGGTATTCAGGTAGTCGGTATTGGCACCCTGCGTGGCCTCTCCGACGTGAATGTACCTACCTGGATTACCTTGTTTGCCTACTGGGTGCTGTCGTTGCCGGTGGGGTATCTGCTGGCGTTCACTTTCGGGATGAAAGCCGTAGGGGTGTGGCTGGGTCTGCTCATTGGCCTTACCACGGCTGCTATTTTCCTGACCATCCGGTTTTTCAGGCTGGCCAACCGGTACCGGGTTACCGCATCTGATCCAACAGTTGCTCCCGCGACGGTTTCGTAG
- a CDS encoding beta-galactosidase trimerization domain-containing protein: MPRLILPLLFLTLSALAQKPDSDPFLHRLYDQLHHSPVQAAYRKLAPMPAGVVYVQQPHEGETEMRAHFRTMKRLGFTNLKQIMPCAPNWTVERIGAIALSEGIIPWWYGEGGFVPPSDTLLRRLGIPANTPTDALLKNPAFRAYQMDVLAKRNARERAYADTARSGLFMRSTSVAYDPEVGGRGADLTLEGERLFLNWLRQTYGTVDSLNRGWNLNHAGLSLGETKLFRDWNDVAKNWRSLTSREYRHVRDIFRFKVEHNLARIRQRAAGFRAFDAHAPYRGGGELGLFLPTAWYGVDMEGIAGVMTGYGSFYPSMHFSWHYDQVNHELTRPMYMQAALMNDLFKGGWTGGWESTGGPQQLDGERGALVNSYYVGLGELTQLFLSQLAAGFKGFGIWCWNSRSAGKEAGEYALLDRNGQVTDRAVRMGQIGQAMQRYRFELWQAHKEPVVGVFYDWENEAAWGAMAVPGRDNFKMKPVEARVGISRVLINANVPFEYVTPTDLRKGLSGRYKVLYLPAVIALQTDLLSILTDYVRQGGRLVMDLPSGLYDGQMQKLPTGTASAFATLFGATLNDFQYAGTNRPQRLSNQPLTGFTADLTPVGARPLARYDTGKPAILENRIGRGSALLLGYEASLGCFKPGDESAEKQVLKYVLGAHASPFACTGAIAYRLAAPSADHYFLINDGPARTVRLDTKTMRYKAFTDAITGEKLTPTTIPVEGYGGRWVRAEK; this comes from the coding sequence ATGCCCCGCCTGATCCTACCCCTTCTGTTTCTGACGCTTTCTGCGTTGGCCCAAAAGCCCGACAGCGATCCGTTTCTGCACCGGCTTTATGATCAGCTCCACCATTCGCCCGTACAGGCTGCTTACCGTAAGCTGGCGCCCATGCCCGCCGGGGTGGTGTATGTGCAGCAACCCCACGAGGGAGAGACCGAAATGCGGGCTCATTTCCGAACCATGAAGCGGCTCGGCTTCACTAATCTGAAGCAGATTATGCCCTGCGCCCCCAACTGGACCGTTGAGCGGATCGGAGCCATAGCCCTAAGCGAGGGCATTATTCCGTGGTGGTACGGCGAAGGGGGCTTTGTGCCGCCTTCGGATACATTGCTTCGGCGGCTGGGCATTCCGGCAAACACACCTACGGATGCGTTATTGAAGAATCCGGCTTTCAGAGCCTATCAAATGGATGTACTGGCGAAGCGGAACGCCCGCGAGCGAGCGTATGCGGATACCGCCCGCTCGGGCCTTTTTATGCGCTCGACCAGTGTAGCCTACGACCCCGAAGTAGGTGGGCGCGGGGCCGATCTGACCCTTGAGGGGGAGCGTCTGTTTCTCAACTGGCTTCGGCAAACGTACGGTACCGTCGACAGCCTGAATCGCGGCTGGAATCTCAACCATGCCGGCTTGTCGCTGGGTGAGACCAAACTGTTTCGCGACTGGAACGATGTGGCCAAAAACTGGCGCAGCCTTACCAGCCGTGAGTACCGGCACGTGCGGGACATTTTCCGGTTCAAAGTAGAACACAACCTCGCCCGTATTCGGCAACGGGCGGCCGGATTTCGGGCGTTCGATGCGCACGCGCCCTACCGGGGGGGCGGTGAGTTGGGCCTGTTTCTGCCGACAGCCTGGTACGGGGTCGATATGGAGGGTATTGCCGGGGTAATGACCGGATATGGCTCTTTTTACCCGTCGATGCATTTTTCGTGGCATTACGATCAGGTGAACCACGAACTGACGCGGCCTATGTATATGCAGGCAGCCCTGATGAACGACCTGTTCAAAGGTGGCTGGACAGGCGGGTGGGAGAGTACCGGCGGCCCTCAGCAGCTCGACGGTGAGCGCGGTGCCCTTGTGAATAGCTACTACGTGGGGCTGGGCGAACTAACGCAATTGTTTCTAAGCCAGTTAGCGGCTGGTTTTAAAGGATTCGGTATCTGGTGCTGGAACAGCCGTTCGGCCGGCAAAGAGGCCGGAGAGTACGCTCTTCTGGATCGCAACGGACAAGTGACCGACCGGGCCGTTCGGATGGGGCAGATTGGGCAGGCCATGCAGCGCTACCGTTTCGAGCTTTGGCAGGCCCATAAAGAACCCGTGGTGGGTGTTTTCTACGACTGGGAGAACGAAGCCGCCTGGGGGGCTATGGCAGTGCCCGGTCGCGATAATTTCAAAATGAAGCCGGTAGAGGCCCGCGTAGGCATCAGCCGGGTTCTGATCAATGCCAATGTGCCGTTTGAGTATGTGACCCCCACCGATTTGCGGAAAGGGCTTTCGGGGCGTTACAAAGTGCTTTATCTGCCTGCCGTAATTGCACTGCAAACCGATCTTCTATCCATACTGACCGACTACGTTCGGCAGGGTGGGCGGCTGGTGATGGATCTGCCCTCGGGCTTGTACGACGGCCAAATGCAAAAGTTGCCAACGGGCACGGCAAGCGCGTTTGCGACCCTGTTCGGAGCCACGCTGAATGACTTTCAATACGCCGGAACCAACCGCCCGCAACGCCTGAGCAATCAGCCATTGACCGGTTTTACGGCCGACCTGACGCCCGTTGGGGCTCGCCCGTTGGCCCGTTACGATACGGGAAAACCAGCCATTCTGGAAAACCGGATAGGTCGCGGGAGCGCGCTGCTGCTGGGGTACGAAGCCTCACTCGGGTGCTTCAAACCCGGCGATGAGTCCGCTGAGAAACAAGTTCTTAAGTACGTTCTTGGGGCTCACGCGTCGCCGTTTGCCTGTACAGGGGCCATTGCTTATCGGTTAGCGGCTCCATCGGCCGATCATTATTTTCTGATCAACGATGGCCCCGCCCGTACGGTGCGGCTCGATACCAAAACCATGCGGTATAAAGCCTTCACCGATGCTATAACTGGCGAAAAATTAACGCCCACCACGATCCCGGTGGAGGGGTACGGTGGGCGTTGGGTGCGGGCCGAGAAGTAA